A genome region from Thermomonospora amylolytica includes the following:
- a CDS encoding MFS transporter: MLTITLLAFEAMAVGTVMPVVARDLDGLTLYGWSFSAMLIASMVATVLAGGWIDRAGPARPLPAGLAVFVAGLVVAGAAPYMWVLVAGRTVQGVGSGLAMVALYVMIARVYPDALRPRVFAATSTAWVLPSLLGPAAGGLIAEHAHWRWVFLGLIPLVIPATLMLVPALRGMGAPEPQEAREAPRGRVIPALVTAIGAAVVLYVVDDLSWPSVPAAVAGLAGLGWGLPKLLPAGALRLRRGVPTTVVMRGLLAGAFFGTDVFIPLALTSLHGFSPSQAGLVLTLAALGWSAASQYQGRSRRPRAFFVQAGAVLVAAGVVAASVALQVGGWWAAPAWVIGGLGMGMALSSLSVLVLNQSAPQEQGANSSALQLSDTLGSSLAVGVAGALATAFGTDRLELGLRVGAVLLIGIALVAVLAARRVRP, encoded by the coding sequence ATGCTGACGATCACGCTGCTGGCGTTCGAGGCGATGGCGGTCGGCACGGTGATGCCGGTGGTGGCCCGCGATCTGGACGGGCTGACGCTGTACGGCTGGAGCTTCAGCGCGATGCTGATCGCGAGCATGGTGGCCACCGTGCTGGCGGGCGGCTGGATCGACCGCGCGGGACCGGCCAGGCCGCTGCCGGCCGGGCTGGCGGTGTTCGTCGCCGGGCTCGTGGTCGCGGGCGCCGCGCCGTACATGTGGGTGCTGGTGGCCGGGCGGACCGTGCAGGGCGTCGGCTCCGGCCTGGCGATGGTCGCGCTGTACGTGATGATCGCGCGGGTCTATCCGGACGCGCTGCGGCCCCGGGTGTTCGCGGCGACCTCGACCGCCTGGGTGCTGCCGTCGCTGCTCGGGCCCGCCGCCGGGGGCCTCATCGCCGAGCACGCGCACTGGCGCTGGGTGTTCCTGGGACTGATCCCGCTGGTTATCCCGGCGACGCTGATGCTCGTCCCGGCGCTGCGGGGGATGGGGGCGCCGGAGCCGCAGGAGGCGCGGGAGGCGCCGCGGGGACGGGTGATCCCCGCGCTCGTCACCGCGATCGGGGCGGCGGTGGTGCTGTACGTGGTCGACGACCTGTCGTGGCCGTCGGTGCCCGCGGCGGTCGCGGGGCTGGCCGGGCTGGGCTGGGGGCTGCCGAAGCTGCTGCCCGCCGGGGCGCTGCGGCTGCGGCGCGGCGTGCCGACCACGGTGGTGATGCGGGGACTGCTGGCCGGGGCGTTCTTCGGCACGGACGTGTTCATCCCGCTGGCGCTGACCTCGCTGCACGGCTTCAGTCCCAGCCAGGCGGGGCTGGTGCTGACGCTCGCGGCCCTCGGCTGGTCGGCGGCCTCGCAGTATCAGGGGCGGTCCAGGCGCCCGCGGGCGTTCTTCGTGCAGGCCGGGGCGGTGCTCGTCGCCGCCGGGGTGGTCGCGGCGTCGGTGGCCCTGCAGGTGGGCGGCTGGTGGGCGGCGCCCGCCTGGGTCATCGGCGGGCTCGGCATGGGGATGGCGCTGAGCAGCCTCAGCGTCCTGGTGCTCAACCAGTCGGCGCCGCAGGAGCAGGGCGCCAACTCCTCGGCGCTGCAGCTCAGCGACACGCTCGGGTCGTCGCTGGCGGTCGGCGTGGCGGGCGCGCTGGCCACCGCGTTCGGGACCGACCGGCTGGAGCTCGGCCTGCGGGTCGGAGCGGTGCTGCTCATCGGCATCGCGCTGGTCGCGGTCCTGGCCGCCCGCCGGGTGAGGCCCTGA
- a CDS encoding PP2C family protein-serine/threonine phosphatase has product MNVTIKYAAGSDIGCVRENNEDSAYAGSRLIAVADGMGGYAGGEVASSTVIGSLRSLDVDVPVDDLEDALARAVAEANEKLRIAREERPDLSRMGTTLTAMLWSGKHIALAHIGDSRGYLLRDGELFQITQDHTMERLLNPQAGPDEQGEPSRLSHVLYRVLDGREDRDPDLRRREALLGDRYLLCSDGLSGVVDAQTIYEVLSEEAEPADAIRRLIQLARDGGGPDNITCVIADVVEGDPDSTMRDPQIVGAAGQL; this is encoded by the coding sequence ATGAACGTAACAATCAAGTATGCGGCAGGCTCCGACATAGGCTGCGTCCGGGAGAACAATGAGGACTCGGCCTATGCCGGGTCCCGGCTCATCGCGGTCGCCGACGGGATGGGCGGTTACGCGGGCGGTGAGGTGGCCAGTTCCACCGTCATCGGATCGTTGCGCTCGCTGGACGTCGACGTCCCCGTTGACGATCTGGAGGACGCGTTGGCCCGTGCGGTGGCCGAGGCCAACGAGAAATTGCGCATCGCCCGGGAAGAACGCCCCGATCTCAGCAGAATGGGCACCACGCTGACCGCCATGTTGTGGTCGGGCAAGCACATTGCGCTGGCGCACATCGGCGATTCCCGGGGTTATCTGCTGCGCGACGGCGAGCTGTTCCAGATCACCCAGGACCACACGATGGAACGGCTGCTCAATCCGCAGGCCGGTCCGGACGAGCAGGGCGAGCCCTCCCGGCTGTCGCACGTGCTGTACCGGGTGCTGGACGGGCGCGAGGACCGCGACCCCGACCTGCGCCGCCGCGAGGCGCTGCTGGGCGACCGGTACCTGCTGTGCTCCGACGGGCTGTCCGGGGTGGTGGACGCGCAGACGATCTACGAGGTGCTGTCGGAGGAGGCCGAGCCGGCCGACGCGATTCGCCGGCTCATCCAGCTGGCCAGGGACGGCGGCGGCCCCGACAACATCACCTGCGTGATCGCCGACGTGGTGGAGGGCGACCCCGACTCCACCATGCGCGACCCCCAGATCGTGGGGGCGGCCGGGCAGCTCTAG
- a CDS encoding RDD family protein, with product MGNPYDPYGQQQPGYGQQPGYGQPAPQPGYGQPGYGQPGYGQPAPQPGYGQPAEVHHHHYGPQHGVLAEWGSRVGAYIIDSLIIGAPTGVLYFIGFICIGAGAPDPYTGDGGSGGLALLGFLFLGLAAIVGLVAGLWLIYQEGTTGQTIGKRQMGIKLIGSHSGQPIGFGSAFVRKIAHILDGIPCYIGYLWPLFDDKKQTFADKVMSTLVVRV from the coding sequence GTGGGCAACCCCTACGACCCGTACGGCCAGCAGCAGCCGGGGTACGGACAGCAGCCCGGGTACGGCCAGCCGGCCCCCCAGCCCGGATACGGTCAGCCGGGCTACGGCCAGCCCGGGTACGGCCAGCCGGCCCCCCAGCCGGGCTACGGCCAGCCCGCCGAGGTGCACCACCACCACTACGGCCCCCAGCACGGCGTGCTCGCCGAGTGGGGCTCGCGTGTCGGGGCCTACATCATCGACTCGCTGATCATCGGCGCGCCGACGGGCGTGCTGTACTTCATCGGCTTCATCTGCATCGGCGCCGGGGCGCCCGACCCGTACACCGGTGACGGCGGCAGCGGCGGCCTGGCCCTGCTGGGCTTCCTGTTCCTGGGCCTGGCGGCCATCGTCGGCCTGGTCGCCGGGCTCTGGCTGATCTACCAGGAGGGCACCACCGGCCAGACCATCGGCAAGCGCCAGATGGGGATCAAGCTCATCGGCTCGCACTCGGGGCAGCCGATCGGGTTCGGCTCGGCGTTCGTGCGCAAGATCGCGCACATCCTGGACGGCATCCCCTGCTACATCGGCTACCTGTGGCCGCTGTTCGACGACAAGAAGCAGACGTTCGCCGACAAGGTGATGAGCACCCTCGTCGTCCGCGTCTGA
- a CDS encoding SRPBCC family protein, whose product MTDVTEQINAVRRQVGTRTLEAGEARVSTISRSYATSVEDLWDACTNPERLPRWFLPISGDLKVGGRYQLEGNAGGVIERCDPPRSFAATWEYNGQVSWIEVRLSEEPGDRARLELEHIARVEDIAEFWEQFGPGATGIGWDLALLGLALHLETGRSVDPKEFEAWNLSDEGMRFTRLSSERWCEADIAAGTDEAAARAAAERTFAFYTGAGQEQG is encoded by the coding sequence ATGACCGATGTCACCGAGCAGATCAACGCCGTGCGCCGCCAAGTCGGCACCCGCACCCTCGAAGCGGGGGAGGCCAGGGTCAGCACCATCAGTCGCAGCTACGCCACCTCCGTCGAGGACCTGTGGGACGCCTGCACCAACCCCGAGCGGCTCCCCCGCTGGTTCCTGCCGATCAGCGGGGACCTCAAGGTCGGCGGGCGCTACCAGCTCGAGGGCAACGCGGGCGGCGTGATCGAGCGCTGCGACCCGCCCCGGAGCTTCGCCGCCACCTGGGAGTACAACGGCCAAGTGAGCTGGATCGAGGTGCGGCTGAGCGAGGAGCCCGGCGACCGGGCGCGGCTGGAGCTGGAGCACATCGCGCGCGTCGAGGACATCGCGGAGTTCTGGGAGCAGTTCGGGCCGGGCGCGACGGGGATCGGCTGGGACCTGGCCCTGCTCGGGCTCGCCCTCCACCTCGAGACCGGCCGGAGCGTGGACCCGAAGGAGTTCGAGGCCTGGAACCTGTCCGACGAGGGCATGCGGTTCACCAGGCTCAGCAGCGAACGCTGGTGCGAGGCCGACATCGCCGCCGGCACCGACGAGGCCGCCGCCCGGGCCGCGGCCGAACGCACGTTCGCCTTCTACACGGGCGCGGGCCAGGAGCAGGGTTAG
- a CDS encoding DUF2752 domain-containing protein → MAGAAEATTTEAPRGVVGVVVDRVLAAARHGVQGVALRVGAMALAAVAVAWVHRVSGPGVPCPVRTLTGIPCPLCGGTTVFIELGSGHPVRAVAANPLVVAAAVALAVAPLGAGRRWWSMRPASRAVILGTALAASELWQLARFDLLRM, encoded by the coding sequence ATGGCGGGGGCGGCGGAAGCGACGACCACCGAGGCGCCACGCGGCGTCGTCGGCGTCGTCGTCGACCGTGTGCTCGCCGCCGCGCGGCACGGCGTTCAGGGCGTCGCGTTGCGGGTCGGGGCGATGGCGCTGGCGGCCGTCGCCGTGGCCTGGGTCCACCGAGTGAGCGGTCCCGGCGTGCCGTGTCCGGTGCGGACGCTCACCGGGATTCCCTGCCCGCTGTGCGGTGGGACGACCGTGTTCATTGAGCTGGGATCGGGACATCCGGTCCGGGCCGTGGCCGCCAACCCGCTCGTGGTGGCGGCCGCGGTGGCGCTGGCCGTGGCCCCGCTGGGGGCCGGGCGCCGATGGTGGTCGATGCGGCCCGCGAGCCGCGCCGTGATCCTCGGCACCGCTCTGGCGGCCTCCGAACTGTGGCAGCTCGCCCGGTTCGATCTTTTGCGCATGTGA
- a CDS encoding SAM-dependent methyltransferase, with protein sequence MEARSDERLRERLVMPRFPRSGTYDPRWMIANVMGPNPLWLLEELTGRMELRPGMRVLDLGCGKAMTSVFLAREFGVDVWAADLWIPPTDNLERIREAGCADRVVPLRAEARELPFAHGYFDAVVSVDAYHYFGTDDFYLGYLADFIRPGGTLGIAVPGVRAEIERVPEHLRPYWQWEFMSLHTVAWWRRHWELTGRARVRDAWEPDDGWRLWRTWCEVCAEAAEDEAVREASRREALMLDADAGRTFTFAHLVAEMTEPAGS encoded by the coding sequence ATGGAGGCCAGGAGCGATGAGCGGTTGCGGGAACGGCTGGTGATGCCGCGGTTCCCGCGTTCGGGGACGTACGACCCGCGGTGGATGATCGCGAACGTGATGGGGCCCAATCCGCTGTGGCTGCTGGAGGAGCTGACCGGGCGGATGGAGCTGCGGCCGGGGATGCGGGTGCTGGACCTGGGCTGCGGCAAGGCGATGACCTCGGTGTTCCTCGCACGGGAGTTCGGGGTGGACGTGTGGGCGGCCGATCTGTGGATCCCGCCCACCGACAACCTGGAGCGGATCAGGGAGGCCGGGTGCGCGGACCGGGTCGTTCCGCTGCGGGCCGAGGCCCGGGAGCTGCCGTTCGCGCACGGGTACTTCGACGCGGTGGTGAGCGTGGACGCGTACCACTACTTCGGGACGGACGACTTCTACCTGGGATATCTGGCGGACTTCATCCGGCCGGGCGGGACGCTCGGCATCGCCGTTCCGGGTGTGCGCGCGGAGATCGAACGGGTGCCGGAGCATCTGCGGCCGTACTGGCAGTGGGAGTTCATGTCCCTGCACACGGTCGCGTGGTGGCGGCGGCACTGGGAGCTGACCGGCAGGGCACGGGTGCGGGACGCCTGGGAGCCGGACGACGGGTGGCGGCTGTGGCGGACCTGGTGCGAGGTCTGCGCCGAGGCCGCCGAGGACGAGGCCGTGCGGGAGGCGTCCCGGCGGGAGGCGCTGATGCTGGACGCCGACGCCGGGCGCACGTTCACGTTCGCGCACCTTGTGGCGGAGATGACAGAGCCCGCCGGATCCTGA
- the serB gene encoding phosphoserine phosphatase SerB — MDGSQRTLLITLTGRDRPGVTSRLFSTLAGFPVTVADVEQVVIRGRLVLGVLLECPHNADIGQVWSAAEKVAADLDMDIEVSTGRDKTSPRRRGRLHVTVLGSPLRPGAMAGIAGRIAAGGANIDRIDRLASYPVTCIELQVSGADPVALRAELTAEAAQQQVDVAVQRSGLYRRAKRLIVMDVDSTLIQGEVIELLAEHAGCLPEVAKVTEAAMRGELDFEGSLRERVALLAGLDAAAIDEVRRKVQLASGARTLVRTLKRLDYKFAIVSGGFTQVTDGLVEELGIDYSAANTLEIVNGKLTGRVVGEVIDRAGKARALQEFARRAGIPISQTVAIGDGANDLDMLQAAGLGIAYNAKPVVRQAADAAVNVPYLDTILFLLGISREEVEAADAEDPPAAG; from the coding sequence ATGGACGGGTCACAGCGCACGCTGCTCATCACGCTCACCGGCCGGGACCGCCCGGGCGTCACCTCCCGGCTGTTCTCCACGCTGGCCGGTTTCCCGGTGACCGTCGCCGACGTCGAGCAGGTCGTCATCCGCGGCCGGCTGGTGCTGGGCGTGCTGCTGGAGTGCCCCCACAACGCCGACATCGGCCAGGTGTGGTCGGCCGCCGAGAAGGTGGCCGCCGACCTCGACATGGACATCGAGGTCTCCACCGGCCGGGACAAGACCTCCCCGCGCCGCCGCGGCCGGCTGCACGTCACCGTGCTCGGCAGCCCGCTGCGGCCGGGCGCGATGGCCGGGATCGCCGGGCGGATCGCCGCCGGCGGGGCCAACATCGACCGCATCGACCGGCTGGCCTCCTACCCGGTGACCTGCATCGAACTGCAGGTGTCGGGGGCCGACCCGGTGGCGCTGCGGGCGGAGCTGACCGCCGAGGCCGCGCAGCAGCAGGTGGACGTGGCGGTGCAGCGGTCCGGCCTGTACCGGCGGGCCAAGCGGCTGATCGTGATGGACGTCGACTCGACCCTGATCCAGGGCGAGGTGATCGAGCTGCTGGCCGAGCACGCCGGCTGCCTGCCCGAGGTCGCCAAGGTCACCGAGGCGGCGATGCGCGGCGAGCTGGACTTCGAGGGCTCGCTGCGGGAGCGGGTGGCGCTGCTGGCCGGGCTGGACGCGGCGGCGATCGACGAGGTCCGCCGCAAGGTCCAGCTCGCCTCCGGGGCCCGCACCCTGGTGCGCACCCTCAAGCGGCTGGACTACAAGTTCGCCATCGTCAGCGGCGGGTTCACCCAGGTCACCGACGGGCTGGTGGAGGAGCTGGGGATCGACTACTCGGCCGCCAACACGCTGGAGATCGTGAACGGCAAGCTGACCGGGCGGGTCGTCGGCGAGGTGATCGACCGGGCCGGGAAGGCGCGGGCGCTGCAGGAGTTCGCCCGCCGCGCCGGGATCCCGATCAGCCAGACCGTCGCGATCGGCGACGGCGCCAACGACCTGGACATGCTGCAGGCCGCCGGGCTCGGCATCGCCTACAACGCCAAGCCGGTGGTCCGCCAGGCCGCCGACGCCGCGGTGAACGTCCCCTACCTGGACACGATCCTGTTCCTGCTGGGGATCTCCCGCGAGGAGGTCGAGGCCGCCGACGCCGAGGACCCGCCCGCGGCGGGCTAA
- a CDS encoding ABC transporter ATP-binding protein, which produces MSGEVLQLRGVGVKRDQAMLLRDVDWTVHENERWVVIGPNGAGKTTLLQVAATLLFPTVGTVDVLGERLGRTDVFELRPRIGFASAAIADRVPRNEKVIDLVLTASYAILGRSREEYESADVTRAVELLEALGCAELLRRTFSTLSEGERKRVQIARALMPDPELLLLDEPAAGLDLGGREDLVTRLGMLANDPAAPTMVLVTHHVEEVPDGFTHAMLLRRGAVVAQGKVDEVFTDEHLTECFGLPLRVERHDNRWRAYGRASGAAASEP; this is translated from the coding sequence ATGAGCGGCGAGGTACTGCAGCTCCGCGGCGTCGGGGTGAAGCGCGACCAGGCCATGCTGCTGCGCGACGTCGACTGGACGGTGCACGAGAACGAGCGATGGGTCGTCATCGGGCCCAACGGGGCGGGCAAGACCACGCTGCTGCAGGTCGCCGCGACCCTGCTGTTCCCGACCGTGGGCACCGTCGACGTGCTGGGCGAACGGCTCGGCCGCACCGACGTGTTCGAGCTGCGGCCGCGGATCGGCTTCGCCAGCGCCGCGATCGCCGACCGGGTGCCCAGGAACGAGAAGGTCATCGACCTGGTGCTGACCGCCTCGTACGCGATCCTGGGCCGTTCGCGGGAGGAGTACGAGTCCGCCGACGTGACCCGCGCGGTGGAGCTGCTGGAGGCGCTGGGCTGCGCCGAGCTGCTCCGCCGCACGTTCTCCACCCTGTCGGAGGGCGAGCGCAAGCGGGTGCAGATCGCCCGCGCCCTGATGCCCGACCCCGAGCTGCTGCTGCTCGACGAGCCGGCCGCCGGCCTCGACCTCGGCGGCCGCGAGGACCTGGTCACCCGCCTGGGCATGCTGGCCAACGACCCGGCCGCCCCCACCATGGTGCTGGTCACCCACCATGTGGAGGAGGTCCCCGACGGCTTCACCCACGCCATGCTCCTGCGCCGCGGCGCCGTCGTCGCCCAGGGCAAGGTCGACGAGGTCTTCACCGACGAGCACCTCACCGAATGCTTCGGCCTCCCGTTGCGGGTGGAGCGCCATGACAACCGCTGGCGTGCCTATGGCCGCGCCTCCGGCGCGGCGGCGAGCGAGCCCTAG
- a CDS encoding SixA phosphatase family protein: protein MPTLIVLRHAKAVEGIGLADIDRPLAGRGRRDAAATGAWLRENDLVPDLVLCSTAVRTRETLEGLALDSPVEFEPGIYDNHVDNLLSLIQVVDDDVERLLLVGHNPSMHELVHDLTGGAPGSFPTCALAVIDLPGPWSQTWPGSGTLTLHRTPKG, encoded by the coding sequence ATGCCCACGCTGATCGTGCTGCGCCACGCCAAGGCCGTGGAGGGGATCGGGCTGGCCGACATCGACCGCCCGCTGGCGGGCCGGGGCCGCCGTGACGCCGCCGCCACCGGCGCCTGGCTCCGCGAGAACGACCTGGTGCCCGATCTGGTGCTGTGCTCCACGGCGGTGCGGACCCGCGAGACCCTGGAGGGCCTGGCGCTGGACTCCCCGGTGGAGTTCGAGCCCGGGATCTACGACAACCACGTCGACAACCTGCTGTCGCTGATCCAGGTGGTCGACGACGACGTGGAACGCCTCCTGCTGGTCGGCCACAACCCCTCGATGCACGAGCTGGTCCACGACCTCACCGGCGGCGCCCCCGGCTCGTTCCCGACCTGCGCCCTGGCCGTGATCGACCTCCCCGGCCCCTGGTCGCAGACCTGGCCCGGCAGCGGCACCCTCACCCTCCACCGCACCCCCAAGGGCTGA
- a CDS encoding ArsR/SmtB family transcription factor codes for MHAFDVLGDPVRRRILELLAEGEMTSGAVCAVIREEFGISQPAVSQHLKVLRDGGFATVRPEGARRLYAVNTDPLRDVDAWLNRFRRFWEPKLDALETELARGRRERRRNATDETGSNP; via the coding sequence GTGCATGCGTTCGATGTGCTGGGCGATCCGGTGCGGCGGCGGATCCTGGAGCTGCTGGCCGAGGGAGAGATGACCTCCGGGGCGGTGTGCGCGGTGATCCGCGAGGAGTTCGGGATCTCGCAGCCGGCGGTGTCGCAGCATCTCAAGGTGCTGCGGGACGGCGGGTTCGCCACCGTGCGCCCCGAGGGGGCGCGGCGGCTGTACGCGGTCAACACCGATCCGCTGCGGGACGTGGACGCATGGCTGAACAGGTTCCGGCGGTTCTGGGAGCCGAAGCTGGACGCGCTGGAGACCGAGCTGGCGCGCGGGCGCCGGGAGCGCCGCCGCAACGCCACCGACGAGACGGGGAGCAACCCATGA
- a CDS encoding sodium-translocating pyrophosphatase, protein MSGLSLSSPAGSADLDLGGGDFTLVAVVAVVALLALVVAGLLVREVLAAGQGTQKMQQIARAVQEGAGAYLKRQFRTVAIFVVIIPLLLLLLPADDLGVRIGRSVFFVVGALFSAITGFAGMWLAVRGNVRVAAAARDGDLAAERRAMRIAFRTGGVAGMFTVGLGLFGAAVVVLSYQGGAPGVLEGFGFGAALLAMFMRVGGGIFTKAADVGADLVGKVEQGIPEDDPRNAATIADNVGDNVGDCAGMAADLFESYAVTLVAALILGTAAFGTDGLVFPLIVPMIGVITAMIGIFAVAPRARDRSGMAAINRGFFISAIISALLVAVAAFVYLPSSFADLNGVTDPEITGLDANPQLVALGAVIIGIVLASAIQLLTGYFTETNRKPVREVTDSARTGPATVVLSGISLGLESAVYSALVIGAAVYGAFLLGFGNTTVALFAVAMAGTGLLTTVGVIVSMDTFGPVSDNAQGIAEMSGDVEGEGAKVLERLDAVGNTTKAITKGIAIATAVLAATALFGAYRTTVEAALREASQSARDALGDYANFSLSIDSPNVLIGLIVGAAVVFLFSGLAIMAVSRAAGRVVIEVRDQFRTKPGIMDYSEKPDYDRVVDICTRDAQRELATPGLLAIMTPIAVGFALGYAPLGAFLGGAIAAGVLMAVFLANSGGAWDNAKKLVEEGHLGGKGGEAHEATVIGDTVGDPFKDTAGPAINPLIKVMNLVSLLIADAVVTYAANLPLRVGITAAAVIIVVGAIVWSKRRVTDLGDGGTGPAAVPGGTPEMAAVGAPAGAAPAGAAAAEPAETTTAKDAPATDSATETKST, encoded by the coding sequence ATGTCTGGGCTTTCCCTGTCAAGCCCGGCCGGCAGTGCAGACCTGGATCTGGGGGGCGGCGACTTCACCCTGGTCGCCGTCGTCGCCGTGGTCGCGCTGCTGGCGCTGGTCGTCGCCGGGCTGCTGGTCCGCGAGGTGCTGGCCGCGGGCCAGGGCACGCAGAAGATGCAACAGATCGCCCGCGCGGTCCAGGAGGGGGCCGGCGCCTACCTGAAACGCCAGTTCCGCACGGTCGCGATCTTCGTCGTGATCATCCCGCTGCTGCTGTTGCTGCTGCCCGCCGACGATCTCGGGGTGCGGATCGGCCGCTCGGTGTTCTTCGTGGTCGGGGCGCTGTTCTCGGCGATCACCGGGTTCGCCGGGATGTGGCTGGCCGTGCGGGGCAATGTGCGGGTCGCCGCCGCGGCCCGTGACGGGGACCTTGCCGCCGAACGCAGGGCCATGCGGATCGCGTTCCGCACCGGCGGGGTCGCCGGCATGTTCACCGTGGGTCTCGGGCTGTTCGGCGCGGCCGTGGTGGTGCTGTCCTACCAGGGCGGCGCGCCGGGCGTGCTGGAGGGCTTCGGCTTCGGCGCCGCGCTGCTGGCCATGTTCATGCGGGTCGGCGGCGGGATCTTCACCAAGGCCGCCGACGTGGGCGCGGACCTGGTCGGCAAGGTCGAGCAGGGCATCCCCGAGGACGACCCGCGCAACGCGGCCACCATCGCCGACAACGTGGGCGACAACGTCGGCGACTGCGCCGGGATGGCCGCCGACCTGTTCGAGTCGTACGCGGTGACGCTGGTGGCGGCGCTGATCCTGGGCACCGCCGCGTTCGGCACCGACGGGCTGGTGTTCCCGCTGATCGTGCCGATGATCGGGGTGATCACCGCGATGATCGGGATCTTCGCGGTGGCGCCGCGGGCCCGCGACCGCTCCGGGATGGCCGCCATCAACCGGGGCTTCTTCATCTCCGCGATCATCTCGGCGCTGCTGGTGGCGGTGGCCGCGTTCGTCTACCTGCCGTCCTCGTTCGCCGACCTGAACGGGGTGACCGACCCCGAGATCACCGGGCTGGACGCCAACCCGCAGCTCGTCGCGCTCGGCGCGGTGATCATCGGCATCGTGCTGGCCAGCGCGATCCAGCTGCTCACCGGGTACTTCACCGAGACCAACCGCAAGCCGGTCCGGGAGGTCACCGACAGCGCCCGCACCGGCCCGGCCACCGTGGTGCTGTCGGGCATCTCGCTGGGCCTGGAGTCGGCGGTCTACTCCGCGCTGGTGATCGGCGCCGCCGTGTACGGGGCGTTCCTGCTGGGCTTCGGCAACACCACGGTCGCGCTGTTCGCGGTCGCGATGGCCGGGACCGGGCTGCTCACCACGGTCGGCGTGATCGTGTCGATGGACACCTTCGGCCCGGTCTCCGACAACGCGCAGGGCATCGCGGAGATGTCCGGCGACGTGGAGGGCGAGGGCGCCAAGGTGCTGGAGCGCCTGGACGCGGTCGGCAACACCACCAAGGCCATCACCAAGGGCATCGCCATCGCGACCGCCGTGCTGGCGGCCACCGCGCTGTTCGGCGCGTACCGGACGACGGTGGAGGCCGCGCTGCGGGAGGCGTCGCAGAGCGCCCGCGACGCGCTCGGCGACTACGCGAACTTCAGCCTGTCGATCGACTCGCCGAACGTGCTGATCGGGCTGATCGTGGGCGCCGCGGTGGTGTTCCTGTTCTCCGGGCTGGCGATCATGGCGGTCAGCCGGGCCGCCGGGCGGGTCGTGATCGAGGTGCGCGACCAGTTCCGCACCAAGCCCGGGATCATGGACTACTCCGAGAAGCCCGACTACGACCGGGTGGTCGACATCTGCACCCGGGACGCCCAGCGCGAGCTGGCCACCCCGGGCCTGCTGGCGATCATGACGCCGATCGCGGTGGGCTTCGCGCTCGGGTACGCCCCGCTGGGCGCGTTCCTGGGCGGCGCCATCGCGGCCGGGGTGCTGATGGCGGTGTTCCTGGCCAACTCCGGCGGCGCCTGGGACAACGCCAAGAAGCTGGTCGAGGAGGGCCACCTCGGCGGTAAGGGCGGCGAGGCCCACGAGGCCACCGTGATCGGCGACACCGTGGGCGACCCGTTCAAGGACACCGCGGGCCCGGCCATCAACCCGCTGATCAAGGTGATGAACCTGGTGTCCCTGCTGATCGCGGACGCCGTCGTCACCTACGCCGCCAACCTGCCGCTGCGGGTCGGCATCACTGCCGCCGCGGTGATCATCGTGGTCGGCGCCATCGTCTGGTCCAAGCGCCGGGTCACCGACCTCGGCGACGGCGGCACCGGTCCCGCCGCCGTGCCCGGCGGCACCCCGGAGATGGCCGCCGTGGGCGCTCCCGCCGGCGCCGCCCCGGCGGGGGCGGCCGCCGCCGAGCCCGCCGAGACGACCACCGCCAAGGACGCCCCGGCCACCGACAGCGCCACCGAGACCAAGTCCACCTGA